The Aeromonas veronii genome includes the window AAGCGCAGCCTGATGCAGGGAGCCAAGCTCGCCATCGCCCGGCTGGCGGCGGCCCAGGTGGCGGAGGGTTGCACCGTCTATCTGGATGCGGGGACCACCTCCCTGGAGCTGGCGCGCGAGCTGGCGCTGCGAGAAGATCTCATGGTGGTGACCAACGACTTCATGGTCTGCGCCTACCTCATCGAGCACGGCCGCTGCCGGCTCTACCACACCGGCGGCCAGGTCATTCGTGACAACCAGTCCTGCGCCGGTGAGGCGACCGCCCACTTCCTGCGCAACCTGCACCTGGACGTGGCCTTTCTCTCCTCTTCCTCTTGGGACGGGCAGGGGATCTCCACCCCGAGCGAGCAGAAGGTGCCGGTGAAACGGGCGGTGGTGGAGTCGGCGGCGAGCCGCATCCTCATCTGCGACTCGTCCAAATATGGCAAGGTAGGGACCTTCAACGTGGTGGGCTGGGATGCCATCGATCAGGTGATCACCGACGATCAACTGCCGGACAGCGCCCGGGAGCTGCTGGCCCAGCACGGGGTCAAGCTGACCATGGCCCCCCTCACCATGGCGGCGGCAGGCACGGACTGAGGGTCGGGATCTGCCGCTGCTCAGCGGGCCGTTTCGTCCGCGAGCTTGGCGGATCCCTGAATGACTTCCCCGGCCCGCTCCACATCCCGACCCATGCCGTGAATGGTGTTGCAGCCCAGCAACCAGAGGCAGGCGCACAGTATCAGCAGGTGTCGACGCTTGTTCATGATTCCTCCTTGCGGCCCTTGGCCAGCGTTTTCATCCGGATCAGGGGGTCAGCCGCAGCAGCCGCCCCTTGCCCGAGTCGGTCAGCAGATAGAGGGCGCCGTCAGGCCCCTCCTTGACGGTGCGGATCCGCTCCCCCAGGTCGGTGAGCAGCCGCTCCTGCGAGACGACCTTGTCCCCCTCCAGGCTGAGCCTCATCAGGGACTGACCGCGCAGGGCGCCGACGAAGAGATCTCCCTGCCACTCCTTGAATAGCGTCCCCTGATAAAAGGTCATGCCGGAGGGGGCGATGGAAGGTACCCAGATCCACAGGGGGGCCGTCATGCCGGGGGCACTCTGGCCCGTGCCAATCTTGCCGCCCCCATACTCCTCGCCGAAGGTGACCTTGGGCCAGCCGTAGTTGTGGCCGGGCTG containing:
- a CDS encoding DeoR/GlpR family DNA-binding transcription regulator, whose protein sequence is MIPVERQQQILHLLAERGVVSIVELTDLLQVSHMTIRRDIQKLEQMGRVLSVSGGVSLSQRIKSEPSHATKRSLMQGAKLAIARLAAAQVAEGCTVYLDAGTTSLELARELALREDLMVVTNDFMVCAYLIEHGRCRLYHTGGQVIRDNQSCAGEATAHFLRNLHLDVAFLSSSSWDGQGISTPSEQKVPVKRAVVESAASRILICDSSKYGKVGTFNVVGWDAIDQVITDDQLPDSARELLAQHGVKLTMAPLTMAAAGTD
- a CDS encoding entericidin A/B family lipoprotein, whose translation is MNKRRHLLILCACLWLLGCNTIHGMGRDVERAGEVIQGSAKLADETAR